In the genome of Impatiens glandulifera chromosome 6, dImpGla2.1, whole genome shotgun sequence, the window tcaaatcatttgACTAACACGATTACAAGTcgataatcaaacaaatattcaaaataacattGCATCATTACATGGATTCCTTCAAGTTTTATTGTTCACATTAAGAAACTCGGAAAGAATGAAAACCTAACAAAATACTCATTAACCTAGTGTTTAGCTTCTATAGAGTACTTGCAAAACATTAGATCTAAATATTTAAGGCTCTAATCCCGCATCTTATGACTTATCACACAAACAAATGCATCTCTCATTGGTTCAGAATGCATCAACTAAATTGAAATGAGAACAGGTTCAATATACTTTTGCAAACTAGATATTGAAAGTTTTTTACTATGTGACTTGGGAGTTGGGAGTTGGGAGTGACTTCTTTATATCCTAATTAAGAAGGATGAGTTTCTGGAGAAATGAAGGAAGTTAATCAAAACATGTATTGTTCAACcaattaatgttttatattataatcaatggagaagtaaaaaatttattaaaataaaatagactcgGCATAATGTAACTTAATTGCAGCAAAACAAACCATTTTATCTTAAggtaaattatttagaaattttagtGTAGGTAGAAATGAGGTAGGTACATATGTCAATATCAAGTCACTCATTGCAACATAATGGATTCTTTTTGGTTTgcttatttgttaataatatgacaacaaatataataatttatatttaaaggtttatttgaataattagaattgaaatttacATTTAAACACTTATtcgaattttataaaaattaacattaaattatccttcaattattatgtttgaaaaaactataaaattataattaaatttcaattttgttatgttataaaaatataggtttaatatgttaactttttaaattaaataaaatgatattaattcaGCATGTTcagtttctttaaataaaataagaaacaatCGAATATGATTGacatgttaatttttaaactaaaaaatatatatagataaatacattaattactaaatatatatatatattataagtttgaaattttaatttttttaacatatttactGTCTTAccgtttaattttaattcaatgaattatcaaaaatatcttaataaattatcaaaaatatcttaataatttttgtttagttaTTTTGACTACAATCTTCTTAAAAAAGGTATATCAATAACATTATTGATTTCATCctttcacatatataatttggtatttgaaaaataaaattattcatttatttacgTGATTTAAACAAGATTACAATGAAAAACAGAAATATTGCATAAAAAATCtctaaagattaaaaaaatcacaataaaaataaatattgtccAATAAAAAATCACACAAGATCAACAAAAACATCAAGTAGTCTTGAATTTTACAATTTCGTAAGTCATATAATGTcataaaacctaaaaaaaaaaaatctaagttaTATTGTTTtactaacaaattattttttttactttttaaacaaaaaaaatctactttcttagtaaaaaatatttttaaaataaagagacaAACATATAAATGcaactatttcaaaaaataataaacatgtcaaaaacttaaCTTGCATAATGTAATTGTAAAACTCcaatcaaaagaaaaataaattaaacaaacaatAGATATAGAATATGTCTGAAAAAAGAAAGACCCATAGAATTGTTTTGAGAAGGACCATGTAAAACTACATGTTTCTCcacaatgtttttttatttcaccACTTCAAAAGTGGTTGTACATTCCAATTTTTCACCACATCCAGGATGACATCCAGGAGTCATCTTCATCACTGTAGATTATTTCTGTTTCATTATTTTCTCCAACATTGCCTGCTTCTGGTTCATTAGCCGTAGGCATTTCCCCATTAACCAAAGGCGTCGAAACATTGTCTTCCTTTGAACCTAGCATAAATAAGATAAAGGGAAAAATAGATTAAGCTAATcactttatctttaaaatagataaacaaaattaactatAATGTAATCAAGGTTTACCTAAGGTTTTACAGGCTTGAACATTAAGGTTGGGAGATGCATTAAGATCGAGCTCTAATGGAGCAGCAACCACCTGAGGAACCGTCTCTAACATTCTTCTCTGTTCTTCTGGTGATTCAAGAAGTTCTCTCCTATCTAGTACTTCAAACAATGTAACCACTTAGCAGGTTAAGAATAACAatgatatcaaataaaaatgtgCAAAGCATGAGAAATTGTTAGCTCTTATGTTTGAAAATGacattcttattttaatttagattatatttcATGAAAACACATGGGAAAACTATGAGAAATATTAGTGATCTAATAAAGGATATTCTGCTCTCCGCCCTTTCTCATTATAAAAATCGATACGATTACCCAAAGATACTAATTCTCTTTCTATTGCCTGCAAAATCCAATTCAAAAagaaacattatatatatatatatatatatatatatatatatatatatatatatatatccctcACCAAGCAAAAAgattaagaagaaaaaacataCATGATTTGTGATCTCTACATGCAAAGATCTGGCCTTCATATCAAGGTCCACCTATTACAGTACAGGGTAATACAcggtattttattaaaatttaaatttttaagtcAATGCagtataatataaatgagagtCATTTAAATCTAATGacaaaaaacaatacaaaaacacAAATCCTCAAAGTGTCACCAAACATACCCGAATCACAACTGAATTAACCATTTGGAAAACAACAATTAAAACATAAGTCAATATGctcacaaaaaaaataaacataaaaaattagcGTTAATGAGCTTGGAGTTCCTCAAGAAGATCAAacacatatttttcttttatacaattgaaaatattttgatgtataAATCGCCCATGTTAGAAgtcagaattttttttaaaaaaaagtataataagAGATTATACTATGGTAATAGGCCTTGGGAGAGACAAATCACAATATAATATATGCAACAAGTTATACAAACACATGAGAGCACTTACTACAGTGGGCCTAGGGATTGAACCATCCTCCACTCTTTTCCTCAAGTCATCCACTTCATCCTGCAAAactcaaaatcattataaagttaaaaatactAAGAAAAAACCATTTAATTATGTCTTCATATCAGAGTCTTCCCACAACTAGATACCATAGAGAGTAGTCTGGTTGTACTCTATTTTCaaacaaacacaaaattttaacattaaaatatataaacatgaaCAGAACATGATGTTATGATGGTTGATAAGCAATCGAGGAGTATTATTTCTCCTTAGTGTCGGTGAGAAAAGAAATGGGGATTAGAGCGACATCATTGTGGAATAAAGATGGATCAAAGAGGATTATGTTGATTATTTATGAATAGTAGTGTGAAACAACAGAAAAACTATGCAAATGAATGTATTTAggacaaaaatgaaaattaaatcaaactctaattgaaaataataaaattgtttagcaaaacttttcattaataagttcaagtttttttaattttctttagttACTTGCAGGTCTAGGAAATTGTTGTGTGTAATTTACCTCGTCGAATATACCATCGAATAACTTCTCTACATCTAAGTCAATGTTTACTCTCCCAGTTGAGGCTTGCAGGTTAACCTTCATCTTATCATCCTGCATAATCCGATTCACACCTAACCAAGTATGGAGAAAATTAATCGTAGTTCCAAAATAAAACTAGTGCATCCAATGAAAACATCAAGAATAGATGAAacatataaaattgatataatttattaatatggaTGCATGATATGTGCAAAAACAAACCTGTTATTAGCACGAGTTGAAAACGGTTTTTCTGCGAGTAATCCATTGGGTCTGATCTGATTTTCACAAAGCAGCCTATTACTTTGGCATCAAAAGCCTCAGACTCGTTGTTATCCAACATTTTTTTCACTAGACTCTTCATGAGAAAGACAAGCTTGATGTTTTCCTCAACAATTGATGCAAAACAACTTTTTGGACCCTCCTCCTGCACTTCCTCTGTTTCTACAGCTTCCTTAATTGTGCTTAATGTTCTCTTCTTTTTTGTTGACGCCGTCACACCATCATCATCCTCATCCGATAAAAATGACCAGAATTCATCGTCGAGTACTTCAATGTTTTCAGCAAAATGGAGTTCTAGGAggtcatatattttgtttttgttcaatGTTTTCTTCTGAAATAGTGATTGTAATCTCGCATCACACaaaaccttcttcttcttttccatACTACATAAGTTGTTATCACTGATGTATCGACTGACAATAGAAGACACCTCATACTGTGATAATTTATCGATTGTCTGTTTACCAATAGATGTAAGAAATTCGATGAGAGCTTCTGATCCCCAgtcaataaattttcttttcgGTTTGGTGGTTTTGTTTTTGCTTCCAGACGCTTCATCTTTGGATTTCTTCATTACTTGTGGGgactttatttctttttcttcatcttcactataGAAGCTTGACATTGTATCGCTTTCTGAACTCTCAACCAAAACTGAGTCAGAACTAATACTTTTGTTCCAATTTTTAAGAGCAGTATTTGCAGATTCAAGATCTTGCGATGTCAAATTCTCCTCCTTCTTAATTATAACCCAATATTCCAAGAATAGACACTCAAATGTTTCTCGATTACTAAAGTCCAAAGAATTCTGCATAACAAGGACAAAACAAAATTGAAGGACGTGTTCATAGAAAGGACAATTAATAAAGTTAGAAAGCACATTGGTTGCAATTGCTAAGATGTTTAATAGGAGGGTCTAACTGAATTCATATAACTGGATTCTTTCATACCTGAAACTCGAGAGCATGGTCTATTAACcccaaatatttaaatttcaactatcagtaattgattttctttttagtTTAGGAAGCGAGCTCGACCCCCACAGTAATAACCCcactataattataatttaaggTGTTTTTAGTAGGAATCGAAATGATAAAACGCTTACTACTTCAGCTACCATAGTGGGTTAACACCACATGAATGTAAATCACAAATTAGAAGCTCCAACAAACACAGATAGATATAGAAGGTTTTACCAACCTCATCAACAGGTACATGcagatcaaatttaaaatttaaatgaacaTACTAAAAGATAAAAGAATACTAAACAAACTTACATCCAAATGTAGATAGACAATGAAATAAGGATTTTCTACACCTACTCTCCTCAATAGAGAGGAGAAGGAAAGAATAAGATATGAATATTCATACAAGAACTTATCGCAAGAGATGAACAGGGAGAGACAACGCTATAACAAAACATCTTAAGTTTTATGTTGAAGAGGATTGTATGTGTATATCATATATAGAAaaccaattttattttgaaatgtatTAAACTTCTTATGTATTAGGGAATTGCAATGTATTATGTAATTAGCATAAATAATAGGTTCGACAAAAATAATGTGTCTAGGAACGAAAGTTCCCCAGCACAAATGGGCCGCGAGTGCGGCCCAGGCCAAATGCCAACTCTATTTAAAACTCAAGAGAAGATAAAgacaaataaacaataaaagatattaaaagCAGCGGCATTGTTACCATTAAAAAGTAGAGTTTAATaaattcttaacaatataaaagTATCATGTCATAAGATTGTCAATACAAACTAACAAACACAAAAATCTCAATTAAGTAATTTTCCTATacatatgaataataataaaatttggtgGTTTCAAATACTAATGAAGTGATAAGTTTGTTTATTAGTCATTCCAACTTCATACACGAGTTTATTAGTGGTTTTAAAGAATGATAATTTCCATAAGAAACTGATGAGTTTTTGTATTGGTTATTCAAACTCAGTTAAACTCCATATGACTGGTTTTGGAGGATGATAATTATGCCAGGATAAGTTTTGAAGGTATTGTGAATAGCATAACATAATCACACTGATAGCACAGAATTTTGGTCAAAAGTAATTGTTATTCAATGCAGAACAGTAATGTTAAAACAAAGTGATTCTTGATTACAAGTAATTGGGAGAGGGGTAATAGAAAAAACAGTCATGTCAATACAATAAAGGTAAGAAATATAAGGATGGTgttgaaattttcaaataatccatttgCATCATGGTTAAAgagagttttaaaataataataaa includes:
- the LOC124943608 gene encoding uncharacterized protein At5g08430-like, yielding MSSFYSEDEEKEIKSPQVMKKSKDEASGSKNKTTKPKRKFIDWGSEALIEFLTSIGKQTIDKLSQYEVSSIVSRYISDNNLCSMEKKKKVLCDARLQSLFQKKTLNKNKIYDLLELHFAENIEVLDDEFWSFLSDEDDDGVTASTKKKRTLSTIKEAVETEEVQEEGPKSCFASIVEENIKLVFLMKSLVKKMLDNNESEAFDAKVIGCFVKIRSDPMDYSQKNRFQLVLITGVNRIMQDDKMKVNLQASTGRVNIDLDVEKLFDGIFDEDEVDDLRKRVEDGSIPRPTVVSALMLLDRRELLESPEEQRRMLETVPQVVAAPLELDLNASPNLNVQACKTLGSKEDNVSTPLVNGEMPTANEPEAGNVGENNETEIIYSDEDDSWMSSWMW